In Bradyrhizobium paxllaeri, the genomic stretch TGGTCAGCGCGGGCTGCGTGACATTGCACTGCTCGGCTGCGCGGGTGAAGTTGAGTGTGGACGCGACGGCGAGGAAGTAGCGAACTTGATGAAGCTCCATGGATTATTCTCCGTCAAGGTGCGGCTGTCTATACTGATGAGCCTTTGCACTCGACGACGTGACGGGGCACGTCGCAATCATGGGGCATAGATGCAGCTTGCATGCACACGTTGGAATGGCCCGGCCTATTGGTTTGGACGCACGGACACGCTTTCTGGAGCCTCTGTGAACCGGGCTAGTGCGCGGCGAGGTGGGCGAGGGCCGGGATCAGTTCGGACGGGTCGCCGCGCCGCGTGTAGTCGACGCTGATATCGGCGTACTCGATCATCCCGCTGTGCGCACTAGGGCAAGGCCCACCGCACCGGTGGCGCCAGCAACAGAGATTTTCATGATGAACTCCTTCGCGGTGTCAGTGCGCCGGTACGGTGCGCTTCGCTTCGTTTTTGATTGCCGCCTGGGGCGTGTTGCGGAAGCTGATCGCCATGCGATTGTAGGCGTTCATCAGGCTGATCGCGATCGTGAGGTCGACCAGCTCCTTCTCGCTGAAAACCGCGCGTGCTGCCCGGTACGCTTCGTCCGGCACACCGGTTTGGGCCACACGCGTCACCGTCTCGGCCCAGGCCAGGGCGGCGCGCTCGGTGTCGCTGAAGAGGTTGCCGCCTTCCTCCCAGGCCTGAACCAGGGCGAGCTTTTCGACCGGCACGCCTTTCTTCGCGAGATCGCGCGTGTGCATGTCGAGGCAATAGGCGCAGTTGTTGATCTGCGAGATGCGCAGATTTACAAGGTCCACCAACTCGGCAGGCAGGCCGCTCTGCACGACATAGCCATAGACTCCACCGAGGGCCTTGGCGCCGTTCGGAGCGATTTGGTTATAGTCCAGGCGTTTGGTCACGTTGCTCTTCCCTTGAAGATTATTTGACGGGCGTGGTCAGCGCTTTGTCACTGGTGTCGAGGACGAAGACAGCGAGCAGCTTCGCCGGCTGGGTCTTGCTCGCATTGCGGCTGATCTGATGGCTCGCGTTGGGCGGTTCGGACCAGCTCTCGCCTGCCCGATA encodes the following:
- a CDS encoding carboxymuconolactone decarboxylase family protein → MTKRLDYNQIAPNGAKALGGVYGYVVQSGLPAELVDLVNLRISQINNCAYCLDMHTRDLAKKGVPVEKLALVQAWEEGGNLFSDTERAALAWAETVTRVAQTGVPDEAYRAARAVFSEKELVDLTIAISLMNAYNRMAISFRNTPQAAIKNEAKRTVPAH